A section of the Leptospira semungkisensis genome encodes:
- a CDS encoding MarR family winged helix-turn-helix transcriptional regulator translates to MKDKLEPEDLKKIGLACLNVSLRRTTRKITSFYDSVLKPSGLRITQFTILVSIGLEKDCSITDLSRLTDIDRTTLQRSLEILKRDGLIRIEKKEAGNIRNLFLTKKGESKLAEAVLLWKEAQAQISDSLGKSKLNETLKILSEVRKLPILESVNQV, encoded by the coding sequence ATGAAAGATAAACTCGAACCGGAAGATCTAAAAAAGATAGGCTTAGCCTGCCTGAACGTCAGCTTACGACGAACTACAAGGAAGATTACTTCTTTCTATGATTCCGTATTGAAGCCTTCCGGCCTGAGGATTACTCAATTTACCATTCTAGTCAGTATCGGATTGGAGAAGGATTGCAGCATTACCGATCTCTCCAGACTCACAGATATAGATAGGACCACACTCCAAAGAAGTTTGGAGATCTTAAAACGAGATGGCCTAATCCGTATTGAAAAGAAAGAAGCGGGGAATATTAGAAATCTTTTTCTAACCAAAAAAGGAGAGTCTAAATTGGCTGAAGCAGTCTTACTCTGGAAGGAAGCACAGGCTCAGATCTCCGATTCTCTTGGAAAATCCAAGTTGAACGAAACCTTGAAAATACTCTCGGAAGTAAGAAAACTTCCGATTTTGGAATCTGTAAATCAGGTCTAA
- a CDS encoding ArsR/SmtB family transcription factor, whose translation MPSKTTNLDDLFHALADPTRRSVLERLSLGPATVGELAEPFDMALPSLMQHLSVLEDSVLVRSQKVGRVRTYQLTYQQLELGERWFSKQRASWEKRLNQLDNYLLDLKEKKNDSN comes from the coding sequence ATGCCTAGCAAAACTACCAACCTGGACGACTTATTTCACGCATTGGCAGATCCGACCAGGCGCTCCGTATTGGAACGCCTCAGCCTAGGGCCAGCCACTGTAGGAGAATTAGCAGAGCCTTTTGATATGGCTCTTCCATCGCTCATGCAGCATTTGAGTGTGCTGGAAGATTCTGTCCTGGTCCGCTCGCAAAAAGTGGGCCGAGTGAGAACGTACCAACTTACCTACCAACAGCTTGAATTGGGAGAGAGGTGGTTTTCAAAGCAAAGAGCGAGTTGGGAAAAAAGGCTCAATCAGCTCGACAACTACTTACTGGATTTAAAGGAGAAGAAGAATGACAGTAACTAA
- a CDS encoding RNA polymerase sigma factor — MEEDQESLKYLFQQEFSKMVAVISGLYGLQHIEIAEDIVSETFLQAAETWGIKGLPANPTAWLYVVAKQKTLYYFRRNKILKNKVLPELTPKSEDSEEIEEPNFSEENIKDNQLRMLFAICNPAIVSEAQIGLALRILCGFGIDEIADAFLTNKETVNKRLFRAKEKLRAEKIKMELPPEGEISERLDNVLHIIYLLFTEGYYSKTQDSILRKDLCLEALRLGVMLSEYEKTDLPKTNALLALMCFHASRFHARQTEENSMILYEEQDEGLWDTDLIRQGVYFLDRSAKGKELSSYHLEARIAYWHCRKEDSPEKWADILDLYNRLLLVNYSPSVALNRLFALYKAKGKEAALLEAEELRLENNHFYYLLLGELYKDLDEAKARANLEIAYSLAKTQTERQGIQEKLFLLNPNGKKNRK, encoded by the coding sequence ATGGAAGAAGATCAAGAATCCTTAAAATACTTATTCCAACAGGAATTTTCCAAGATGGTCGCGGTGATCAGTGGCCTTTACGGTCTTCAGCATATCGAGATCGCAGAAGATATAGTGAGCGAAACCTTCTTGCAAGCGGCAGAAACCTGGGGGATCAAGGGTCTTCCTGCAAATCCTACTGCCTGGCTCTATGTAGTCGCAAAACAAAAAACTCTCTACTATTTCAGAAGGAATAAGATCCTTAAGAATAAGGTCTTACCCGAATTAACTCCTAAGTCCGAGGACTCTGAAGAAATCGAGGAGCCGAACTTCTCCGAAGAAAATATAAAGGACAATCAATTGAGAATGCTATTTGCGATCTGCAATCCTGCGATCGTAAGCGAGGCTCAGATCGGTCTAGCATTGCGAATCCTTTGCGGTTTCGGGATAGACGAGATAGCGGATGCATTCTTGACCAATAAGGAAACTGTAAACAAGAGATTATTCCGAGCAAAGGAAAAACTAAGAGCCGAGAAAATCAAAATGGAACTTCCTCCGGAGGGAGAAATTTCAGAAAGACTGGATAACGTTCTTCATATTATATATTTATTATTTACGGAAGGTTACTATTCTAAGACCCAGGACAGTATTTTAAGAAAGGATCTTTGTTTAGAGGCGCTTCGTTTGGGAGTCATGCTTTCTGAATATGAAAAGACGGATCTTCCCAAGACAAATGCGTTACTCGCGTTGATGTGTTTCCATGCGTCTAGATTTCATGCCAGACAAACTGAGGAAAATTCGATGATCCTGTATGAAGAGCAGGACGAAGGACTTTGGGACACGGACTTGATCCGACAGGGAGTGTATTTTCTAGATAGATCCGCAAAAGGGAAGGAGCTTAGCTCGTATCATCTGGAGGCGAGGATTGCCTATTGGCATTGTAGAAAGGAAGATAGTCCGGAGAAATGGGCTGATATTTTAGATCTGTACAATCGACTTCTGCTCGTGAATTATTCCCCAAGCGTAGCCTTAAATCGGCTTTTTGCCTTATATAAGGCCAAGGGAAAAGAAGCCGCGTTACTTGAGGCGGAAGAGCTTCGCCTCGAAAATAATCATTTCTATTATCTTCTTTTGGGGGAATTGTATAAGGATCTAGATGAGGCAAAGGCCAGAGCCAACCTGGAAATTGCGTATTCTCTCGCGAAAACCCAGACGGAAAGGCAGGGGATCCAAGAAAAGTTATTTCTTCTAAACCCAAATGGAAAGAAAAATAGAAAATAG
- a CDS encoding DoxX family protein translates to MSNSASLREEGSASMEAKKEKWIKVSRWIYWTLTLFLTATMMMAGVAYLASFQANVEGILLLGYPVYLLKILGFAKVLGGIGILQNRFKTLKEWAYAGYSFNLLGATASYLLSGVGFGKAMVPFTIFALLMITYRQWKTDWV, encoded by the coding sequence ATGTCGAATTCAGCAAGTTTAAGAGAAGAAGGCTCCGCAAGTATGGAAGCAAAGAAGGAAAAATGGATCAAGGTCTCTAGATGGATCTACTGGACACTGACCCTGTTTTTGACAGCCACTATGATGATGGCAGGAGTGGCGTATTTGGCGAGCTTTCAAGCGAATGTGGAAGGGATCTTGCTGTTAGGTTATCCTGTTTATCTCCTAAAGATCCTGGGCTTTGCAAAAGTGCTCGGAGGAATTGGGATCCTACAGAATAGATTTAAGACTTTGAAAGAATGGGCCTATGCAGGATATTCATTCAATCTTCTAGGAGCGACCGCTTCTTATTTGTTGTCAGGTGTCGGTTTCGGAAAGGCAATGGTTCCTTTTACCATCTTTGCACTTTTGATGATTACCTATCGTCAATGGAAAACCGACTGGGTATAA
- a CDS encoding thiolase family protein has protein sequence MEMVVLLDGVRTPFGKFGGKLKDYSSSDLAVITAKEVIRKTGIDPTSIQESIYGNVIQDNKDSAYLARHVALRSGLAQSSSALTVNRLCGSGMESILFGSRKILSGENDLVLAGGTESMSNAPFVLQNARWGNKYGNAIAEDRLEQSLTDCFVDLTMGMTAENIAAKYSISRTEQDEWAGISQVRAEKASNLDLFQDEMIPIQLGGKTPSVFKKDEQIRGEECLPQLGNLKTAFLKEGTVTAGNASGINDGAASVILASSEWSKKHGHKPLASILGYSNVGCDPKMMGLGPVFAIPVALQRAGLKLEEIDLFEINEAYASQTLAVIRELGLDPEKTNVNGGAIAIGHPLGASGTRVALTLAYELKRKNLRYGVASLCIGGGQGIALVLENHDFIK, from the coding sequence ATCGAAATGGTAGTTTTATTAGACGGAGTGCGGACCCCATTCGGAAAATTCGGGGGAAAATTAAAGGATTATAGCTCTTCAGACTTAGCAGTGATCACGGCAAAAGAAGTGATCCGTAAAACAGGTATTGATCCTACAAGTATCCAAGAATCGATTTATGGAAACGTAATACAAGACAACAAAGACTCCGCTTATTTGGCCCGACATGTTGCGCTTCGCTCCGGACTTGCACAATCTTCGAGTGCGCTTACTGTGAATCGGCTTTGCGGTTCAGGAATGGAGAGCATTCTCTTTGGCTCGAGAAAGATCTTAAGCGGAGAAAATGATCTGGTCCTTGCGGGAGGAACGGAATCCATGAGTAATGCTCCCTTCGTTCTCCAAAACGCAAGATGGGGCAATAAGTATGGAAATGCAATCGCAGAAGATAGACTCGAGCAGAGCTTAACCGACTGCTTTGTAGATCTTACGATGGGAATGACTGCGGAGAATATTGCAGCTAAGTATAGCATTTCCAGAACGGAACAAGATGAATGGGCTGGTATTTCTCAAGTGCGTGCGGAGAAGGCAAGCAACCTGGATCTTTTTCAAGATGAAATGATTCCGATCCAATTGGGCGGAAAGACACCAAGCGTATTTAAGAAAGATGAGCAGATCCGCGGAGAAGAATGCCTTCCTCAGCTTGGAAATCTCAAAACCGCATTCTTAAAAGAAGGCACAGTTACTGCGGGAAATGCGTCTGGAATCAACGATGGTGCCGCTTCTGTGATTCTCGCCTCTTCTGAATGGTCCAAAAAACACGGACACAAACCTTTAGCATCTATATTAGGCTATTCGAATGTAGGCTGCGATCCGAAAATGATGGGTTTAGGACCAGTATTCGCTATTCCAGTAGCTTTACAAAGAGCCGGCTTAAAGTTAGAGGAAATCGATCTTTTCGAGATTAATGAAGCGTACGCCTCTCAAACATTGGCAGTCATACGAGAGTTAGGACTCGATCCTGAGAAAACGAATGTGAACGGTGGAGCAATCGCAATCGGCCATCCATTGGGAGCAAGCGGTACGAGAGTTGCGTTGACACTCGCCTACGAACTTAAGCGCAAGAACCTTCGCTATGGAGTTGCCTCTCTCTGCATAGGAGGAGGACAAGGCATTGCTCTTGTCTTAGAAAATCACGATTTTATAAAGTGA
- a CDS encoding SRPBCC family protein — protein sequence MTVTNYYQPDAKRDLTFERIVDVPRNLVWDAWTIPEHILKWFTPAPWQTVDCEIDLKPGGIFRTTMRSPEGEDFPNMGCFLEIVKNEKLIFTDMLEPGYKPAPGGFFTAVLTLEDHNQGTLYKVLARHKDEEARKKHEDMGFHDGWGKALDQLVALMKAVR from the coding sequence ATGACAGTAACTAATTATTACCAACCGGATGCTAAGAGAGATTTAACCTTCGAAAGGATCGTGGATGTTCCAAGAAATCTAGTCTGGGACGCCTGGACGATTCCGGAACATATCTTGAAATGGTTTACCCCTGCCCCTTGGCAAACTGTAGATTGCGAAATCGATCTGAAACCAGGTGGGATCTTTCGTACTACTATGCGTTCTCCTGAAGGAGAGGATTTTCCGAATATGGGATGCTTTTTGGAAATAGTCAAGAATGAGAAACTCATATTTACAGATATGCTGGAACCAGGTTATAAACCGGCGCCAGGAGGATTCTTTACGGCAGTTCTTACTTTAGAAGATCATAACCAGGGAACTCTATATAAGGTGCTTGCCAGACATAAGGATGAAGAGGCTCGCAAGAAACACGAAGACATGGGATTCCATGATGGCTGGGGAAAAGCGTTAGATCAACTCGTGGCACTCATGAAAGCGGTTCGCTGA
- a CDS encoding YciI family protein, translating into MKEFMLLFRQPSYDYSNASPKEMEALGKKWKEWVSGIAAQGKLASHGPRLAMEGKVLKAGGVVTDGPFVEIRERLGSFIIVTAENLEEATTLAHGCPAVDANGSVEIRPIYES; encoded by the coding sequence ATGAAGGAATTCATGCTGCTCTTCCGGCAGCCAAGTTATGATTATAGCAATGCTTCCCCAAAAGAAATGGAAGCGCTTGGAAAGAAGTGGAAGGAATGGGTGAGCGGGATCGCCGCCCAGGGAAAATTGGCAAGTCACGGACCTAGGCTTGCTATGGAAGGGAAGGTGCTAAAAGCGGGAGGAGTCGTCACTGACGGCCCTTTCGTTGAGATCCGAGAAAGACTAGGCAGCTTCATCATAGTAACAGCGGAGAACTTGGAAGAAGCGACTACTCTCGCTCACGGTTGCCCCGCAGTAGATGCGAATGGAAGCGTAGAGATCCGTCCCATCTACGAATCGTAA
- a CDS encoding NHL repeat-containing protein yields the protein MNLDMDHASGLLLSVVTSDIVTSSSCPASGGLAMGENAALVLGQTDFTSNGSGSGDSQLHQPQGIAHDSKGGIWVSDTQNNRLLHYPSSVATGGTPDVILGGTAGTGMNQVNNPQNLVVDSGGGLWVADYNNNRILHFPNGVASGGSADKVIGSTLGVSEVSLNHPRGVALDSSGGLWVADSGNNRAVHFAVPIPTSGASADLVLGQPSFTSASSGAASANTFSNPLAVTVESSGGLWISDTAHNRALHFSSPLSNDMSADIVLGQIDFVSSTNATSQTGLWTPTGLATDSKGGLWISDYSNQRAIYFLPPFGNGQDAYNVLGEPNFTASNPNLTLSQSQLAGPNALTLTSCGLWVADYTNNRVVLYP from the coding sequence ATGAATCTGGACATGGATCATGCCAGCGGTCTTTTGCTTTCTGTAGTGACTTCTGATATCGTAACTTCTAGCTCTTGTCCGGCAAGTGGAGGCCTCGCTATGGGTGAGAACGCGGCCTTAGTTTTGGGACAAACTGATTTCACTTCTAATGGCAGTGGTTCCGGAGACTCTCAATTGCACCAACCTCAAGGGATTGCACATGATTCCAAGGGTGGGATTTGGGTCTCGGATACTCAGAATAATCGTCTATTGCATTATCCTTCTTCCGTTGCGACAGGAGGGACTCCGGATGTCATTTTGGGTGGGACTGCCGGCACAGGGATGAATCAAGTCAATAATCCTCAAAACCTGGTCGTGGATTCAGGTGGAGGACTTTGGGTAGCTGACTATAATAATAATAGAATATTACATTTCCCGAATGGAGTTGCAAGCGGAGGCTCGGCGGATAAGGTGATCGGTTCCACTTTGGGTGTTTCTGAGGTTTCGCTCAATCATCCTAGGGGAGTTGCTCTAGATTCTTCCGGTGGACTATGGGTTGCCGATTCGGGCAATAATCGTGCAGTTCACTTTGCAGTTCCGATTCCTACAAGCGGCGCTTCTGCCGATCTTGTGCTTGGCCAACCTAGTTTCACTTCGGCTAGTTCGGGTGCTGCAAGCGCTAATACTTTCTCCAACCCATTGGCCGTAACTGTCGAGTCCTCCGGAGGACTTTGGATTTCGGATACTGCTCACAATCGCGCATTGCATTTTTCCTCGCCGCTCTCGAACGATATGTCCGCAGATATTGTTTTAGGACAGATTGATTTTGTGAGTTCCACCAACGCAACTTCTCAAACCGGACTTTGGACTCCGACTGGGCTTGCTACGGATTCGAAAGGAGGACTTTGGATCTCGGATTACTCGAATCAAAGAGCCATTTACTTTCTTCCGCCGTTTGGTAATGGGCAGGATGCGTATAACGTATTGGGTGAACCGAATTTTACCGCTAGCAATCCGAATCTGACTCTTTCTCAATCTCAGTTGGCTGGACCGAATGCTTTGACTCTGACTTCTTGTGGGCTTTGGGTGGCCGATTATACCAATAATCGGGTCGTACTGTATCCTTAG
- a CDS encoding efflux RND transporter permease subunit, translated as MKVINDILEAALKNRLLTLVIGAVTLIIGIWSWIHIRKEAYSDIADTQVRLVAKFPGKATLEVEERVTMPIERVLHSTPNVIVRRSRTINGLVVFQFVFEEGTDDYFARMRLMEKVQDAVIPDEVEPTLAPMSSPVGEVYRYVVESIDGTHTPMELRSIQDWIVIPKMLQISGIADVVTFGGLPKQFHIVMNPENLIRYHVTVSDVIEAVQNNNLNTGGNFLLQGEQSLPIRSLGAIRDISQIEDIVVKNLNGVPVFVKNIGKVEIAPPIPSGVLGYTIQNDEEGLVDVDSAVQGLVAMRRWVEPNAFLERVRDKVKEINEKYMPDGTRLRNTYDRGDLVQYTLRTVGITLLEGIILVSLVVVFFIGSIRASIVVVTTIPFALLFSFTMMNASGISASLLSLGAVDFGIVVDSAVVMVENIMRRYKNATPQDKQKGIVAFTKECGSEVATEILFAILIIILAYLPIFSFERIEGRLFKPMAFTLSFAIFGALLFTMTIVPVLMSYFFRNYFESPNPGPIEMHNPIYHWVEKKYEVIVHFLVERSKRVVTIAFTAVGTLLVIGFMSLGTEFLPSLDEGGFTLRLYFPVGISLPEAKKFIPKVRQIIYKNEMVNTILSQYGRNDDGTDPLPPNRLEVYVGLKDYKMWKEKITKEELLLRLRNDLEEGLPSVRVSFSQPIMDNLSEAIMGTIADLAVFVSGQDMKVMRNLADQILHIVSEMKGASEYGIEQEGPAPQLVIRIKRDVAARYGINVSDIQQLIEAAVGMEPISYLYEGPMDNPPKERALFGIVARFSKDYRESAREIARIPIISPKGERLPLSELADITQEDSPTMIFRQDGKRTVTVRLNVRGRDQGGFVAELQKRVKKEVVFPDGYEVKYGGQYENLARVGKQLAIVIPLTIGIIFGLLYLLYRDLRSVLVALSCIPLSLIGGIYALLARGYYFNVSAGVGFISLFGIATMAGILFVSKANHFLHDKTPGAPKMSVQDAAVASAVTQLRPRLMTMLLALLGLIPATMATGVGSDVQRPLATVMVGGLASALLLVLTVMPSLYILMMKKREEEYQHSSASNSLVLHPEAISNYEGNGYQSYDEEFSSSNKVAKTRKKPSSLLKSKRKGK; from the coding sequence ATGAAAGTCATCAATGATATTCTAGAGGCTGCGTTAAAGAACAGATTACTTACATTAGTCATCGGCGCAGTTACATTGATTATAGGGATTTGGTCCTGGATCCATATTCGTAAAGAAGCATATTCGGATATTGCAGATACCCAGGTCCGCTTGGTAGCAAAGTTTCCGGGTAAGGCAACTTTGGAAGTGGAAGAAAGAGTAACCATGCCTATCGAGAGAGTGCTTCACTCTACTCCGAACGTAATCGTAAGACGTTCCAGAACGATCAACGGACTCGTGGTATTCCAGTTCGTATTCGAAGAAGGTACGGATGATTACTTCGCAAGGATGAGGCTCATGGAGAAGGTTCAAGACGCAGTCATTCCTGATGAAGTCGAGCCTACTCTCGCGCCAATGAGCTCTCCTGTCGGAGAGGTGTATCGTTATGTGGTGGAATCCATAGACGGCACTCATACTCCGATGGAACTCCGAAGCATACAAGACTGGATCGTTATTCCTAAGATGCTTCAGATCTCCGGGATTGCCGACGTGGTTACCTTCGGAGGTTTACCGAAGCAATTCCATATCGTTATGAATCCGGAGAACCTAATCCGATATCATGTTACCGTTTCCGATGTGATTGAAGCGGTACAAAACAACAACTTGAACACGGGAGGTAACTTCCTTTTGCAAGGAGAGCAGTCCCTACCGATTCGGTCCTTGGGAGCCATTCGTGATATCAGCCAAATCGAAGACATTGTAGTTAAGAACCTGAACGGGGTTCCAGTATTCGTTAAGAATATCGGAAAGGTAGAAATCGCTCCTCCGATCCCGAGTGGAGTACTAGGTTATACGATTCAGAATGACGAAGAAGGTCTAGTCGATGTTGACTCTGCAGTTCAAGGTCTAGTAGCAATGCGTCGTTGGGTGGAGCCTAACGCGTTCTTAGAAAGAGTCCGCGATAAGGTGAAAGAAATCAACGAGAAGTACATGCCTGATGGAACTCGTTTGAGAAACACCTATGACAGGGGAGATCTAGTTCAGTATACTCTTCGTACTGTAGGCATCACTCTTTTAGAAGGTATCATTTTAGTTAGCTTGGTGGTCGTCTTCTTCATAGGAAGTATACGAGCCTCCATTGTGGTTGTAACCACGATACCATTCGCACTTCTATTCTCATTCACCATGATGAACGCATCAGGGATCTCTGCGAGCTTACTATCACTCGGAGCAGTCGACTTCGGGATCGTAGTAGATAGTGCCGTGGTCATGGTAGAGAATATCATGAGGCGGTACAAGAATGCTACGCCTCAGGATAAGCAAAAAGGGATCGTTGCCTTTACTAAGGAATGCGGTTCCGAGGTAGCGACTGAGATCCTATTTGCGATCTTGATCATCATTCTTGCTTATCTACCGATCTTCTCCTTCGAACGTATTGAAGGAAGGTTATTCAAACCGATGGCCTTCACTCTTTCCTTTGCGATCTTCGGTGCGTTACTCTTTACCATGACGATTGTTCCAGTACTCATGTCCTATTTCTTTAGGAACTATTTTGAGTCTCCAAACCCTGGTCCGATCGAAATGCATAACCCAATCTACCATTGGGTAGAGAAGAAGTACGAAGTAATCGTTCACTTCTTAGTAGAAAGATCCAAACGAGTAGTGACAATCGCGTTTACTGCTGTGGGAACACTTCTCGTGATAGGATTCATGAGTTTGGGAACGGAATTCCTTCCCTCCTTGGATGAAGGTGGATTTACTCTCCGACTCTATTTTCCTGTAGGTATCTCTTTGCCGGAAGCAAAGAAGTTCATACCTAAGGTAAGACAGATCATCTATAAGAATGAGATGGTAAACACGATCCTTTCTCAGTATGGAAGGAACGACGACGGAACAGATCCACTTCCTCCAAACCGATTGGAAGTATATGTTGGATTAAAAGATTATAAAATGTGGAAGGAGAAGATCACTAAAGAAGAACTTCTCCTCCGACTCAGAAACGATTTGGAAGAAGGACTTCCAAGCGTTAGGGTCAGTTTCTCTCAGCCTATCATGGATAACCTTTCGGAAGCGATCATGGGGACCATTGCCGACCTTGCGGTATTCGTTTCCGGACAAGATATGAAAGTGATGCGAAACCTCGCAGATCAGATTCTTCATATCGTTTCCGAAATGAAAGGAGCGAGCGAATACGGAATTGAGCAGGAAGGTCCGGCGCCTCAGTTAGTCATACGAATCAAAAGAGATGTTGCCGCTCGTTATGGGATCAATGTAAGTGATATCCAGCAATTGATCGAAGCAGCAGTCGGTATGGAACCGATCAGCTATCTTTACGAAGGCCCTATGGATAATCCTCCGAAAGAGCGCGCTCTTTTCGGAATCGTTGCGCGCTTCTCTAAAGATTATCGTGAATCCGCAAGAGAAATCGCAAGGATCCCGATCATCTCGCCTAAGGGAGAAAGGTTACCTCTCTCCGAACTTGCAGACATTACACAAGAAGATTCTCCTACCATGATCTTTCGCCAAGATGGAAAAAGAACTGTAACAGTTCGTTTGAACGTTAGGGGAAGAGACCAAGGTGGTTTCGTTGCAGAACTGCAAAAACGAGTGAAGAAGGAAGTCGTTTTCCCAGACGGTTACGAGGTGAAATACGGAGGCCAGTATGAGAACCTTGCCCGTGTAGGAAAGCAGCTTGCAATCGTGATCCCTTTAACGATCGGGATTATTTTCGGACTATTATATTTACTTTATAGAGATTTAAGGTCCGTGCTTGTTGCTCTATCTTGTATTCCTCTTTCTCTCATCGGCGGAATTTACGCACTCTTAGCGAGAGGATACTACTTCAACGTTTCCGCAGGGGTAGGATTCATTTCATTGTTCGGCATCGCTACCATGGCAGGAATTCTATTCGTATCCAAGGCAAATCACTTCTTGCACGATAAGACTCCGGGCGCTCCTAAGATGAGCGTGCAGGATGCAGCAGTCGCCTCCGCAGTAACTCAGCTTCGCCCTCGCCTAATGACGATGCTACTTGCTCTCTTGGGATTGATACCGGCCACCATGGCAACAGGTGTGGGTTCCGACGTGCAAAGACCTTTAGCAACTGTGATGGTGGGAGGACTCGCCTCCGCATTATTACTCGTGCTAACAGTAATGCCTAGCTTGTACATCTTGATGATGAAGAAGAGAGAAGAAGAATACCAACATTCTTCCGCAAGTAACTCCTTAGTATTGCATCCGGAAGCCATCTCTAATTATGAAGGGAACGGATACCAATCCTACGATGAAGAATTTAGTTCTTCCAACAAAGTAGCCAAAACTCGCAAAAAACCCTCTTCTCTTTTAAAAAGTAAGAGAAAAGGAAAATAA